The following proteins come from a genomic window of Pleuronectes platessa chromosome 2, fPlePla1.1, whole genome shotgun sequence:
- the LOC128459058 gene encoding SH3 and cysteine-rich domain-containing protein 3 — translation MAHYDSVDEKDSVDIHDNPPLPDNVVKEEDNTLYFIYEEEVEEEVKDEPSPPEPVKPVNDRPHKFKDHYCKKPKFCDVCARMIVLNNKFALRCKNCKTSIHHQCQSYVEHQRCFGKIPPGFRRAYSSPLYSSQQNATVSQLLPFSQSNRTDPVFETLRIGVIMANKERKKGSEDKKDRMMMMMEEDESQPKQEEEGGEGANMEGDKRGDKAPADEKGKKPQPGKIGVFSQSHYYLALYRFKAVEKDDLDVHAGDRITVIDDSNEEWWRGKIGVRTGFIPANYIIRVRAGETVYEVTRSFVGNREMGQITLKKDQIVVKKGEEVNGYLKVSTGRKLGFFPANLLQEI, via the exons ATGGCTCATTACGACTC GGTGGATGAGAAGGACTCTGTGGATATTCATGACAACCCCCCGCTCCCTGATAACGTGGTGAAAGAGGAGGACAACACG CTCTACTTCATCtacgaggaggaggtggaagaggaagtgaaagatGAACCTTCTCCACCGGAACCAGTCAAACCAGTGAACGACAGACCTCACAAGTTCAAAGACCACTACTGCAAAAAACCCAAGTTTTGTGACGTCTGCGCGAGAATGATCGTTT TGAACAATAAGTTTGCATTGCGATGCAAAAACTGCAAAACCAGCATCCACCACCAGTGCCAGTCCTATGTGGAGCACCAGAGGTGTTTTGGCAAAATT CCTCCAGGATTCAGGAGAGCGTACAGTTCTCCTCTGTACAGCAGCCAGCAGAACGCCACAGTCTCCCAGCTGCTGCCCTTCT CGCAGTCGAACCGCACCGACCCCGTGTTTGAGACGCTGCGGATCGGAGTGATCATGGCCAACAAGGAGCGGAAGAAAGGCTCCGAGGACAAGAAGGAC aggatgatgatgatgatggaggaaGATGAGTCCCAGCccaagcaggaggaggagggaggggaaggag CAAACATGGAAGGAGACAAAAGAGGCGACAAAGCTCCTGCAGATGAAAAG GGTAAAAAACCTCAGCCGGGGAAGATCGGTGTGTTCAGTCAGTCTCACTATTACCTGGCTCTGTATCGCTTCAAGGCCGTGGAGAAGGACGACCTGGATGTGCA CGCTGGGGACCGCATCACTGTGATAGATGACTCCAACGAGGAGTGGTGGAGG GGGAAGATCGGAGTGAGAACCGGCTTCATCCCGGCCAACTACATCATCCGGGTGCGAGCAGGAGAGACGGTCTACGAGGTGACACGCTCCTTCGTCGGCAACAGAGAGATGGGTCAGATCACTCTGAAGAAAGAccag attgTGGTAAAGAAGGGCGAGGAGGTGAACGGCTACCTGAAGGTCAGCACGGGACGAAAGCTCGGCTTCTTCCCCGCTAACCTGCTGCAGGagatctga